In uncultured Methanobrevibacter sp., the genomic window TCCAATGCACTTTGAACATTTTCAATAGCCGAGTTTGCTCTTGACAACTCTATTTTAGCATCATTATATTTTTTAACATCATCAGTACCGCCAGAATAATAAGTGGCTTTGATACTGTCAAATTGCATTGACAGATTACTGTATGATGATTTCAACCCTGCAAGTTCATCATATTGTGTACCTGAGGATATTTCATTTGTGATACCTGATGAAACCGCGCTATAACCCACATAAGCTACAACTATGATTGTTGCAACTACCATAATAATTCCAACGACAGAAATTAACATAGAAGTAGATTTAAATAAGCTTAATCTTGATTTCCTCATAATAACCTCATTTTAAAAATTAATTTTCTAATTAACTATTAGATATATAGATTTTAATATATATTTTTTACTTATCACATGCTCTCTTACAATATTTTTTTAAGTGATGAAATATTAATTAAATTATAATGAATTCTACTACTAAATCTCAAACATCAATTATAAAATTCGAAGAATTTTTTGCGACATCATATAAGGATGACGTATTCGAAATACTTGAAACATATCCGGATGAGCGATCACTTACTGTAGATTACAATCAGCTTGAAATGTTTGATCCTGACCTTGCGGATTTGTTAATAGATAAACCTGAAGAAGTTATTGAAGCTGCTCAAATAGCAATAAAAAACATCGACCCCCTTGTAAAGGATGCTGATATCAATATTCGTTTTGAGAATATGACCAATATCATACCTTTAAAGACATTGTTGAGTAAGTATATTGGAACATTTGTTGCAGCAGACGGAATTGTAAGAAAAACAGATGAAATCAGACCACGTATTGAGACTGGAGTATTCGAATGTAGAGGATGTATGAGATTACACGAAGTAGAGCAAAGTTCTGGAAATAGAATCATTGAACCTTCATTGTGTAGTGAATGTGGTGGAAGATCATTCAGATTGCTTCAGGAAGAATCAAAATACATTGATACCCAAACAGCAAGAATGCAAGAACCTTTGGAAAATTTATCCGGAGGAACCGAACCGAAACAAATGCTGATGGTTTTAGAGGATGATTTAGTAGACCAGTTAAATCCCGGAGACAAAGTAAGAATTACTGGAACATTAAAGACATTTAGGGAAGAAAGAAGTGGTAAATTTAAAAATTACATCTACGTTAATCACATTGAACCATTAGAACAGGAATTTGAAGAGCTGCAACTTTCCGAAGAAGATGAAGAGAAAATTATAGAATTATCAAAAGATCCTCATATTTATGACAAAATCATTAAATCGACTGCACCTTCAATTAGAGGGTACAGGGAAGTAAAGGAAGCAATTGCCCTGCAACTGTTTGGAGGAGCTGCAAAACAGCTTGAAGATGAAACAAAATTAAGGGGAGACATCCACATTCTTATTGTTGGGGACCCTGGTATCGGTAAATCCCAGATACTGAAATATGTTTCAAGATTAGCGCCAAGAAGTATCTATACAAGTGGTAAAGGTACAACAGGTGCTGGGTTAACTGCAGCAGCAGTTAGAGACGAACTTGGCGGATGGTCATTAGAAGCAGGAGCATTGGTTCTTGGAGACCAAGGTAACGTATGTGTTGACGAGCTCGATAAAATGAGGTCTGAAGACAGATCCGCACTTCACGAGGCATTGGAACAACAGACAGTAAGTATTGCAAAAGCAGGAATTATGGCAACATTGAATTCCAGATGTTCCGTTCTTGCAGCGGCAAACCCTAAATTCGGAAGATTCGACAGGTTTAAAGTTCTTGCAGAACAAATTGATTTGCCTGCACCAATTATTTCTCGTTTTGATTTGATATTTGTAATTGAAGATAAACCAAGTGTTGAAGGAGATTCAAAATTAGCAGAACACATTTTGAAAATACACCAGTCAAATACTGTTGATTATGAAATTGAACCTGAACTCCTTAGAAAATATATTGCTTATGCCCGTAAAAATGTAAATCCTGTTTTAACTGATGAAGCTAATGAAATTTTAAGAGAATTCTATGTCAGTACAAGGAACAGCAATAAAGAAGAACAGGCACCAGTACCTATTACCGCAAGGCAACTGGAAGCGATTATTCGTTTATCAGAAGCAAGTGCAAAAATTAAACTTAAGGATACTGTAGATAAAGAAGATGCTGAAAAAGCTGTTAAACTGCAAATGGCCTGTCTTAAAGAAGTAGGAGTAGATCCAGAAACTGGAGAAATCGATATCGAAGTCATGGAAGGAAGAACACCTACATCCGAAAGGGAAAAAATGCAAAGAGT contains:
- the mcm gene encoding minichromosome maintenance protein MCM, translated to MNSTTKSQTSIIKFEEFFATSYKDDVFEILETYPDERSLTVDYNQLEMFDPDLADLLIDKPEEVIEAAQIAIKNIDPLVKDADINIRFENMTNIIPLKTLLSKYIGTFVAADGIVRKTDEIRPRIETGVFECRGCMRLHEVEQSSGNRIIEPSLCSECGGRSFRLLQEESKYIDTQTARMQEPLENLSGGTEPKQMLMVLEDDLVDQLNPGDKVRITGTLKTFREERSGKFKNYIYVNHIEPLEQEFEELQLSEEDEEKIIELSKDPHIYDKIIKSTAPSIRGYREVKEAIALQLFGGAAKQLEDETKLRGDIHILIVGDPGIGKSQILKYVSRLAPRSIYTSGKGTTGAGLTAAAVRDELGGWSLEAGALVLGDQGNVCVDELDKMRSEDRSALHEALEQQTVSIAKAGIMATLNSRCSVLAAANPKFGRFDRFKVLAEQIDLPAPIISRFDLIFVIEDKPSVEGDSKLAEHILKIHQSNTVDYEIEPELLRKYIAYARKNVNPVLTDEANEILREFYVSTRNSNKEEQAPVPITARQLEAIIRLSEASAKIKLKDTVDKEDAEKAVKLQMACLKEVGVDPETGEIDIEVMEGRTPTSEREKMQRVMEEIGLLEEEYGDQAPLNVLISNMAEKYDMSEEKVNAFVRNLNQKGLIYIPSTGYLKRA